One genomic window of Aliiroseovarius sp. M344 includes the following:
- a CDS encoding polysaccharide deacetylase family protein has protein sequence MKNTKETKGGSSNKPIFFDPTSHRLVFFSVFSIVFLIFGLVWFALFFVHLLGSELPLFSAETTSTSIEGAPSDYSQLSPDWQGQTETSAPSTQGAINWTDTINDSASPNVEVAQQRDIQKTIVHAFIPHWSIAGMVETRANIAAVDVLLPEWFSLDHQSGEITALPAAQRDKLRDVWLQQREHVKLIPVLTSGLNQSDEGVQWLTSAKQRNELIKSLSSLMNEKEFDGLCLDFAGAGAIRAEEIAAFLLAVKAEFHRWGKESCIVAEIDDALLMHPKAADLADRLVVLAFQEPGPFSGPTPLAPLDWYEEKLSVLLDSIPAEKLVIALGNFGMDWVSGMPNPEYLTFFDITEAVDRNKGSIGMDRESLNSEASFSDAQGRRHQIWFLDALSAHNQLARTPLDRIGGVAIWPVTGGDPGIWELLSPGFPELNTASSLLQKIGQASHVRYTGQGPLLTVQNPATPGRRILAKDPEGGLITDANYLELPRAFTVSLSGALPKNSAVLTFDDGPNKKYTPKILDILKEYNVPAVFFVVGNRVQISPGIARRIVEEGHELGVHTYTHPNVADISDLRLKLELHASQELIESVSGLNTNLFRAPYGFDENPETPKEASVLSLLTNERYVVVGIEIDSTDWTRPGADKIVETVTSLVQSGQGNVILFHDAGGDREQTVLALPKIIEALDGMGVSIVPLSSVTGQGAGFQSGEVAQAQDQISTYSFWFIRSLKTAITAVFFFLITVGIVRSLAVLVLALIKERRVHKSGDAKLPVTVLIPAYCEETVITKSVTSVLQSTYPIEQVIVIDDGSTDETAKVVVEHFGSDPRVRLVRQRNQGKAEALNHGIGLIDTPVFVAIDADTIIAPDAIGQLVKHFNDAKVGAVAGNVKVGNRRNLLTRLQAIEYITAQNLDRRAFEVLNGIMVVPGSIGAWRTDAVKVSGGYTTQTLVEDADLTVSIIRNGYQVVFEPKAHAFTEAPETIPQWMRQRLRWHFGMLQIAWKHKSAFFERRAVGMVSIPDLVLFGAVFSLFAPIADIVMVVNLIALAEHFTDAPQMPFESSTVVVAISYIAYLLSDLVLATIAFGLEPKENKRLLPWVLTQRFFYRQIYWMVALRSIARAVTGRFTGWRKITRTSSINLANTLGLPRDQVRVVLTDKKTPKDSN, from the coding sequence CCGAGTACGCAGGGGGCAATAAATTGGACGGATACGATAAATGACAGCGCGTCGCCAAATGTTGAAGTTGCGCAGCAACGTGATATCCAGAAGACCATCGTACATGCGTTCATTCCCCATTGGTCTATCGCTGGAATGGTGGAAACGCGTGCTAACATTGCAGCGGTTGATGTGCTGCTGCCGGAATGGTTTTCACTTGACCACCAATCCGGCGAAATAACAGCACTTCCAGCCGCCCAACGCGACAAGCTTCGAGACGTTTGGTTGCAACAAAGAGAACACGTCAAACTTATTCCTGTTCTCACATCGGGTTTAAACCAAAGCGATGAGGGCGTGCAGTGGTTGACCTCTGCAAAACAAAGAAACGAACTCATCAAATCCCTATCGTCGCTCATGAACGAGAAGGAGTTTGATGGCCTTTGCCTCGACTTCGCGGGTGCCGGCGCAATACGAGCCGAGGAAATCGCCGCGTTTTTGTTGGCAGTGAAAGCCGAGTTTCATCGGTGGGGAAAAGAAAGCTGCATTGTCGCTGAGATCGACGACGCGCTTTTGATGCATCCGAAAGCTGCGGATCTGGCCGACCGCTTGGTCGTACTTGCATTTCAGGAGCCGGGACCATTCAGCGGACCAACGCCCCTTGCGCCTCTGGATTGGTACGAGGAAAAGCTTTCGGTGCTGCTGGACAGCATCCCGGCAGAAAAGCTGGTTATAGCGCTTGGCAACTTTGGAATGGATTGGGTTAGCGGAATGCCCAACCCTGAATATTTGACCTTTTTCGATATCACGGAGGCAGTCGACAGAAACAAGGGCTCCATAGGAATGGACCGTGAAAGCCTAAACTCAGAGGCGTCGTTTTCGGATGCTCAGGGTCGTCGGCACCAAATCTGGTTTTTGGATGCGTTGAGCGCCCATAATCAATTGGCTCGAACCCCGCTGGATCGGATTGGTGGGGTGGCAATTTGGCCAGTAACCGGGGGCGACCCCGGGATCTGGGAGCTTCTTTCCCCCGGGTTCCCTGAGCTAAATACTGCCTCCAGTTTATTGCAGAAAATCGGACAAGCCTCGCATGTCAGATACACCGGGCAAGGGCCTCTGCTCACGGTTCAGAACCCAGCCACGCCCGGTCGAAGGATATTGGCGAAAGATCCAGAAGGCGGCCTTATCACCGATGCGAATTACTTGGAACTTCCTCGCGCTTTTACGGTCTCCTTGAGTGGAGCGTTGCCGAAAAACTCTGCCGTTCTTACCTTCGACGATGGCCCTAATAAAAAATACACGCCGAAAATATTGGATATTCTAAAGGAATATAACGTTCCGGCAGTATTCTTTGTCGTTGGCAACCGCGTGCAGATTTCTCCTGGGATTGCCCGGCGTATAGTCGAAGAAGGGCATGAACTGGGCGTTCATACCTACACCCACCCCAACGTTGCCGATATCTCTGACCTGCGTCTCAAGCTGGAACTCCATGCTTCGCAGGAGCTTATCGAAAGTGTTTCGGGACTGAACACCAACCTGTTCCGCGCACCATATGGGTTCGATGAAAACCCGGAAACACCTAAAGAAGCCAGCGTTCTAAGCCTGCTGACCAACGAACGTTATGTCGTGGTTGGCATTGAGATTGACTCGACAGACTGGACACGCCCGGGTGCAGACAAGATCGTAGAGACCGTCACCTCTCTGGTGCAGTCAGGGCAGGGCAACGTGATCCTGTTCCATGATGCAGGCGGGGATCGGGAACAAACGGTCTTGGCATTGCCGAAGATTATCGAAGCGCTTGACGGGATGGGGGTATCAATTGTTCCTCTATCCAGCGTGACCGGGCAGGGCGCAGGCTTTCAGTCGGGTGAAGTGGCGCAGGCTCAAGATCAGATCAGTACCTACTCTTTTTGGTTTATCCGGTCTCTGAAAACGGCCATAACGGCGGTTTTCTTTTTCTTGATAACAGTTGGTATTGTTCGTTCGCTGGCGGTTTTGGTGCTTGCGTTGATTAAGGAACGGCGCGTGCATAAAAGCGGCGATGCGAAATTGCCCGTCACAGTTTTGATCCCGGCGTATTGCGAAGAAACTGTCATCACCAAATCCGTGACATCGGTCCTTCAATCAACTTACCCAATCGAACAGGTCATCGTCATTGATGATGGTTCAACCGACGAGACCGCAAAGGTAGTGGTTGAGCATTTCGGGTCCGATCCGCGCGTCCGATTGGTCCGTCAAAGAAATCAGGGTAAAGCAGAGGCGCTCAATCACGGGATAGGCCTGATTGATACGCCCGTTTTTGTCGCCATCGATGCCGATACTATCATTGCGCCGGACGCAATTGGCCAATTGGTCAAGCATTTCAATGATGCGAAAGTTGGGGCAGTGGCAGGCAATGTCAAAGTCGGGAACCGTCGGAACCTGCTGACACGTCTGCAGGCGATCGAATACATTACGGCGCAGAACCTAGACCGTCGGGCGTTCGAAGTTCTTAACGGCATTATGGTTGTTCCCGGTTCGATCGGTGCCTGGCGAACTGACGCGGTAAAGGTTTCTGGCGGCTACACGACGCAGACCCTTGTTGAGGACGCCGACCTGACGGTTTCCATTATTCGGAATGGCTATCAAGTTGTTTTCGAACCGAAGGCGCACGCCTTTACCGAAGCCCCAGAGACGATCCCGCAGTGGATGCGACAGCGGTTGCGCTGGCATTTCGGGATGCTGCAGATCGCTTGGAAGCACAAATCCGCATTCTTTGAACGCCGCGCAGTTGGGATGGTTTCGATACCGGATTTGGTTTTGTTCGGTGCGGTGTTTTCATTGTTCGCGCCAATTGCGGATATCGTGATGGTCGTCAACTTAATCGCTCTGGCGGAGCATTTTACAGATGCGCCACAAATGCCGTTTGAGAGTTCCACTGTTGTAGTCGCAATTTCCTATATTGCTTATCTGCTTTCTGACCTCGTGCTCGCGACCATTGCCTTTGGCCTTGAGCCAAAAGAAAACAAGCGGCTGCTGCCCTGGGTTCTGACCCAGAGGTTTTTCTATCGCCAGATATACTGGATGGTGGCCTTGCGTTCGATCGCTAGGGCCGTGACCGGGCGTTTTACCGGGTGGCGCAAGATCACTAGAACCTCGTCGATCAACTTGGCAAACACCCTTGGCCTGCCGAGAGATCAGGTAAGGGTTGTGTTGACCGACAAGAAGACGCCTAAGGATTCAAATTAA